A single window of Anaerocolumna chitinilytica DNA harbors:
- a CDS encoding type IV pilus modification PilV family protein, with translation MRRPGRKEKNKGFTLVELIVSIVMLAIITVPLLSYFLSAAAYNARAKTTQEAVALSQSIIEKCKDKSIEEIARSFHAENIEFLSNFNLVPLASINNDRSRAFEVDSAGTALSGVGSYDILNGVFHNSVNGLLYYAITNIQGDGNDYDALLTVDTNITHGTTYYDTNVNNTLYQIKAIQSPQNVTAVETTQNARAVISMSDLNRNFCDQQNAAHAGDSTWTYKVPVNETAIQAVLYRDIYIKLEPIETAPAVISTTKAKVKVYYKYYCPGINGCPQTSSNGVEVDPPLYQETVSLTDLKNIYVFFQRNHGVEQINLDIDAGLSSYIVNKINFYLLCQAIDASGNTIPAFDASINPVGNSLLYADKVLSNAQKFSKNNDGSNMMVGSGYIPRETKLRIMNIRVDIYRAGKLLNSNFLYASITSAKGE, from the coding sequence ATGAGAAGGCCCGGCAGGAAGGAGAAAAACAAGGGATTTACCTTGGTAGAGCTTATTGTTAGTATCGTAATGCTGGCTATTATAACCGTGCCTTTGCTTAGTTATTTCCTATCTGCTGCCGCTTACAATGCCAGGGCAAAAACGACTCAGGAAGCAGTGGCTTTATCCCAAAGCATTATAGAGAAATGCAAGGACAAATCCATTGAGGAAATAGCCAGGAGCTTTCACGCAGAGAATATAGAATTCTTAAGTAACTTTAACTTAGTGCCTCTTGCAAGTATTAATAATGACAGAAGCCGTGCTTTCGAGGTGGATTCCGCAGGTACTGCCTTATCAGGCGTTGGGAGCTATGATATCCTTAATGGTGTCTTTCATAATTCTGTAAATGGATTGCTGTACTATGCAATCACAAATATTCAGGGTGATGGCAATGATTATGATGCCTTACTGACCGTTGATACCAACATAACCCACGGTACTACTTATTATGATACGAATGTGAACAATACTTTATATCAGATAAAAGCAATTCAATCACCGCAGAATGTTACCGCTGTGGAAACTACCCAGAATGCACGTGCGGTAATCTCTATGAGTGATTTAAACAGAAACTTTTGTGACCAGCAAAATGCAGCTCATGCAGGTGATAGTACCTGGACTTATAAGGTTCCGGTTAATGAAACAGCGATTCAAGCAGTACTTTACAGGGATATCTATATCAAACTGGAACCAATTGAGACTGCACCGGCGGTCATTAGCACCACTAAGGCAAAGGTTAAGGTATATTATAAGTATTACTGTCCGGGTATCAATGGATGCCCACAGACTAGCAGCAATGGGGTAGAAGTAGACCCCCCATTATATCAGGAAACAGTTTCTTTAACTGACCTGAAGAATATCTATGTTTTTTTTCAACGAAATCATGGAGTGGAGCAGATTAATCTGGATATTGATGCAGGGCTCTCTTCTTATATTGTAAATAAAATTAACTTTTACCTGTTATGCCAGGCGATAGATGCATCAGGTAATACGATTCCTGCTTTTGATGCCAGTATAAACCCGGTAGGAAATTCCTTATTGTATGCAGACAAAGTCTTATCCAATGCTCAAAAGTTTTCTAAAAACAACGACGGCAGCAATATGATGGTGGGAAGCGG
- the pilM gene encoding pilus assembly protein PilM: protein MAKRVLSIDIGVTNTRVCEIDYGKKTPHVYKCISFSTPENVIEDGYIRNKQVLATILRMKLDEADMKLTDVVFTISSSKIANREVTIPMVKDRLIQPVIDAGAQDYFPVDISEYIISYSILERIITKETRKLKLMLLAAPNNLIKNYYSFAEIMKFTIHAIDYIGNSSYQLLKRQANEGVRFIIQLNEQNTLIHVIDQEALILQRTIPYGVNPVMETESDNRPVIREKEEEFDNYSDAFEEEAAVALAAAEVDNLITDNPYGHMEELADSLKYLINNVIRVLDYYNSKFAEKKIDQIYITGPGGRGKGITELFQNEIGYGVKKLDRFSSVIFQKYINRDEIDETAYMSVIGAVLQPIGFLSKDIIEKEAKKSGRSVLMLTLAASLVISVVLISVSVLSLQGAKAEQKKLQAQIADLSSVESVYNDYNSVLGDYQSITKLYSDTTSQNEKLNQLITGLEERLPSTAVVSALTVNETGFSMNITTNSKLSAAKLYLQLGNLEGLSIVSIDSIAESEDENGIKMVTFAVNCQYRNEGKVAETTVENTENTK, encoded by the coding sequence ATGGCCAAGAGAGTATTAAGTATTGATATTGGAGTTACCAATACAAGGGTCTGTGAGATTGATTACGGCAAAAAGACTCCTCATGTATACAAGTGTATTAGTTTTTCCACCCCGGAGAATGTTATTGAGGATGGATACATCAGAAATAAACAAGTACTGGCTACCATACTGCGTATGAAGCTAGATGAAGCAGATATGAAGCTGACCGATGTGGTATTTACGATTTCCTCCAGTAAAATTGCCAATCGTGAAGTTACCATACCAATGGTCAAGGATAGATTAATTCAGCCTGTTATTGATGCCGGAGCACAGGATTATTTTCCCGTGGATATTTCGGAGTATATTATATCCTACAGCATTCTGGAGAGGATAATTACGAAAGAAACCAGAAAGTTAAAGCTAATGTTACTTGCTGCTCCTAATAATCTAATTAAGAATTATTACAGTTTTGCCGAGATTATGAAATTTACCATACATGCCATCGATTATATTGGCAACAGCAGTTATCAGTTACTTAAAAGACAAGCAAATGAAGGTGTAAGGTTCATTATTCAGCTCAACGAACAGAATACGCTGATACATGTTATCGATCAGGAAGCTTTAATTTTGCAAAGAACCATACCCTATGGAGTAAATCCGGTTATGGAAACCGAATCCGATAATAGACCGGTTATAAGAGAAAAAGAAGAGGAGTTTGATAATTATTCTGATGCTTTTGAAGAGGAAGCAGCAGTTGCTTTGGCAGCAGCGGAAGTTGACAACCTTATTACCGACAATCCATATGGTCATATGGAAGAGCTTGCTGATTCCCTGAAATATCTCATAAATAATGTTATCAGAGTATTGGATTATTACAATTCGAAGTTCGCGGAGAAGAAGATTGACCAGATATATATAACCGGACCAGGTGGCAGGGGAAAAGGTATCACGGAACTGTTTCAAAATGAAATCGGTTATGGTGTAAAGAAGCTGGATCGGTTTTCTTCTGTAATCTTTCAAAAGTATATTAACCGGGATGAAATCGATGAAACGGCTTATATGTCCGTTATTGGTGCTGTGCTTCAGCCTATAGGCTTTTTATCAAAGGATATCATTGAGAAAGAAGCAAAAAAAAGCGGCCGCAGTGTTCTAATGCTGACATTGGCTGCTTCCCTTGTAATATCTGTTGTATTAATCTCCGTATCCGTCTTAAGTCTTCAGGGTGCAAAGGCTGAACAAAAGAAATTGCAGGCACAGATAGCTGACTTATCTTCAGTAGAAAGTGTTTACAATGATTATAACAGTGTTTTAGGTGATTATCAGAGTATAACAAAGCTATATTCTGATACAACATCTCAAAACGAGAAGCTGAACCAATTAATTACCGGACTGGAAGAACGATTACCGTCCACTGCGGTGGTTTCAGCGTTAACGGTAAATGAGACCGGCTTTAGTATGAATATTACCACAAACAGTAAACTTAGTGCTGCTAAACTTTACCTGCAGTTAGGAAATCTAGAGGGGTTGAGTATTGTATCCATTGATTCGATTGCAGAATCTGAAGATGAGAATGGAATCAAGATGGTTACCTTTGCTGTGAACTGCCAATATCGTAATGAGGGGAAGGTGGCAGAAACAACAGTTGAAAATACAGAGAATACGAAGTAG
- a CDS encoding prepilin peptidase: MLLFLYIIIFLYGLLIGSFLNVCIYRIPRNENIVTTRSHCMHCKTQIKWYDLVPFFSFIILGGKCRKCKTRLSLQYPLVELFNALLYCSIFLVNGFNFVSIIYCLMTSALLVLSIIDFRTYEIPFGINVFIGILGLIRMGLDWTDWVNYVLGFCTVSLFLLLLYFLTKGRGIGGGDIKLMAAAGLVLGWKLILLAFIFGCLLGSVLHVIRMKVSKADRVLAFGPYLAMGIFVNMLYGEVFINWYLHICGVR, translated from the coding sequence ATGCTCCTATTCTTATACATAATCATTTTCCTATATGGTCTCCTTATCGGCAGCTTTCTAAATGTCTGCATTTATCGGATACCCCGGAATGAGAATATTGTAACGACCCGCTCTCATTGTATGCACTGCAAAACGCAGATAAAGTGGTATGATTTGGTTCCTTTCTTTAGCTTTATAATATTAGGCGGAAAATGCAGAAAATGTAAAACCCGTCTGTCCCTGCAGTACCCCTTGGTAGAGTTATTCAATGCACTGTTGTATTGTAGCATTTTCCTGGTAAATGGCTTCAATTTCGTCAGTATTATTTATTGTCTGATGACCTCTGCTTTGCTGGTGCTTAGTATCATTGATTTTCGTACTTATGAGATTCCTTTTGGAATTAATGTTTTCATCGGAATATTGGGACTAATCCGTATGGGATTGGATTGGACAGACTGGGTTAATTACGTTTTGGGCTTTTGTACCGTCAGTCTTTTTTTGCTGTTGTTATATTTCCTGACAAAGGGAAGAGGAATCGGCGGAGGAGATATTAAATTAATGGCGGCGGCAGGTCTGGTTTTAGGATGGAAGCTGATCTTGCTAGCTTTTATTTTTGGATGCCTGCTTGGCTCTGTTCTGCATGTTATTCGCATGAAGGTTAGTAAGGCTGATAGGGTATTGGCATTCGGCCCCTATCTGGCAATGGGCATCTTTGTAAATATGCTGTATGGCGAAGTCTTTATAAACTGGTATCTTCATATATGCGGCGTGAGGTAA
- a CDS encoding type II secretion system protein: MEKVIEMIPVQGTKEKKKNKGFSLVELIIVIAIMAILVGVVGTQVLPYIEKSRQAKDFQVISGFCTAATTAYASNAADISATTGTISFTLNATTDTTAPTGDALIIYNEVKTLTGYTNITTFKTSLSSKAGKDINGITITVDLTNKKITVTTSQATSSYDDVFKDVVGTL; encoded by the coding sequence ATGGAAAAAGTAATTGAGATGATTCCGGTTCAGGGAACAAAAGAGAAGAAGAAAAACAAAGGGTTTTCATTAGTGGAGTTGATTATCGTAATTGCTATTATGGCAATTCTGGTTGGTGTTGTTGGTACACAGGTGTTGCCATATATTGAGAAATCCAGACAGGCAAAAGATTTTCAAGTAATTAGTGGTTTTTGCACTGCAGCAACAACTGCTTATGCATCAAATGCTGCTGATATTTCTGCAACTACAGGAACTATAAGTTTCACATTAAATGCTACAACTGATACAACAGCACCTACAGGCGATGCTCTTATAATATATAATGAGGTAAAGACTTTAACTGGTTATACAAATATTACAACATTTAAAACAAGCTTGAGTTCCAAAGCAGGTAAAGATATAAATGGAATAACAATAACAGTAGATTTGACAAATAAAAAAATTACTGTAACAACATCACAAGCAACATCATCATATGATGATGTATTTAAAGATGTAGTAGGAACTCTCTAA
- a CDS encoding type II secretion system F family protein, with translation MASFSYVIIDPMGKEKHGSMVGDSADKVTSALKADGMIPLSVKEQSLLTKDLNFDIGNGVKARDLSIFCRQFASILSAGVTIISALQMLGDQTEKKRMKNAIREIQASVEKGETLAQSMGLQPKVFPPILVNMVEAGEATGSLEVTFERMALHFEKDSKLKGLIKQAMIYPMVICIVAVGAISIMMTVVVPNFIAMFDSIGTKLPAITQFVVNISNFMVSKWWLLLLIIAIVVGGFIALRKNPASAEVLGRIALKVPLFGSLIIKSSSARLTRTLSTMITAGIPLIEALQITARTMDNIIVKKCLINASEEVARGVPLSKPLEYSGIFPPMVYHMINIGEETGNMESMLDRVADYYDEEVEAATKALTTVLEPLIIVILALVVGTIIMAIMSPMMSLYSSIEKA, from the coding sequence TTGGCAAGTTTTAGTTATGTAATTATAGACCCCATGGGAAAAGAAAAACATGGTTCCATGGTAGGAGATAGTGCGGATAAAGTAACCTCCGCCCTTAAGGCAGACGGGATGATACCTCTATCTGTGAAGGAACAGTCCCTTTTAACCAAAGATTTAAACTTTGATATCGGAAATGGTGTAAAAGCCAGAGATTTAAGCATATTTTGCAGACAGTTTGCCAGTATATTGTCTGCCGGTGTTACGATTATCAGCGCTTTACAAATGTTAGGCGACCAGACAGAAAAGAAGCGCATGAAGAATGCAATCCGGGAGATACAGGCTTCCGTAGAAAAAGGTGAGACACTGGCTCAGTCTATGGGTTTACAGCCAAAAGTCTTTCCCCCTATACTCGTGAATATGGTAGAAGCTGGAGAAGCTACAGGAAGTCTTGAGGTTACCTTTGAGCGAATGGCACTGCACTTTGAAAAGGATTCCAAATTAAAAGGGCTGATTAAGCAGGCAATGATTTACCCCATGGTAATCTGTATTGTAGCTGTTGGCGCAATTAGTATTATGATGACTGTTGTGGTTCCAAACTTTATAGCCATGTTTGACAGCATCGGAACCAAATTACCTGCCATCACACAGTTCGTAGTAAATATCAGTAATTTTATGGTAAGTAAATGGTGGCTGCTCTTACTCATAATCGCCATCGTTGTCGGGGGATTTATCGCTTTGAGGAAAAATCCAGCCAGTGCTGAAGTGTTAGGAAGGATTGCTCTTAAGGTCCCTCTGTTTGGTAGCTTGATTATTAAGTCCTCCTCTGCAAGACTTACAAGAACCCTTAGCACCATGATAACGGCAGGAATCCCTTTAATTGAAGCACTTCAGATTACCGCAAGAACCATGGACAATATTATTGTGAAGAAATGTCTTATAAATGCCAGTGAAGAGGTAGCAAGAGGAGTTCCCTTATCAAAACCTTTGGAGTATTCAGGCATCTTTCCTCCCATGGTTTATCACATGATAAACATCGGAGAAGAAACCGGTAACATGGAAAGTATGCTGGATCGTGTGGCAGATTACTATGATGAGGAAGTAGAAGCTGCGACAAAAGCTCTGACCACAGTTTTAGAACCTCTTATTATTGTCATATTAGCATTGGTAGTAGGAACCATCATAATGGCAATTATGTCGCCAATGATGAGTCTGTATAGCAGTATCGAGAAGGCTTAA
- a CDS encoding type IV pilus twitching motility protein PilT codes for MITINELLTIAKQCGASDLHVTVGIAPKVRINGELTDLNYNKMLPDDTMALVLSITPEHFKKVLEEKGEADFSYSIPGLGRYRVNIFKQRGSVAMVMRLVGTIIPQASDLGVPESVIELTKKKRGLVLVTGPTGSGKSTTLASLIDIINSTYNTHVITLEDPIEYLHNHKKAVVNQREIGLDTYSYANALRAALREDPDVILVGEMRDLDTIATAITAAETGHLVLSTLHTIGAAATIDRVIDVFPPHQQQQIRIQLASVLESVISQQLIPTADSKGRVAAYEVMHATNAIRNLIREAKTHQIPSIIQTSKKAGMQTMDDAIYELYLRGRIAADKAINFAQDPAALDRKLF; via the coding sequence ATGATAACAATAAATGAATTATTGACCATAGCAAAACAATGCGGAGCCTCAGATCTTCATGTGACCGTAGGGATAGCACCGAAAGTTAGAATTAATGGAGAACTGACGGACTTAAATTACAATAAAATGCTTCCGGATGATACCATGGCACTAGTTCTGTCAATTACACCGGAACATTTTAAAAAAGTTCTGGAGGAGAAAGGAGAAGCAGACTTCTCTTATTCCATTCCAGGGCTAGGAAGATACCGTGTAAATATATTTAAACAGAGAGGCTCTGTCGCAATGGTAATGAGACTTGTGGGAACAATTATACCTCAGGCCAGCGACTTAGGGGTGCCGGAGTCCGTAATTGAATTAACGAAGAAGAAAAGAGGTCTGGTTCTGGTAACCGGACCTACTGGCAGTGGTAAATCCACCACCTTGGCTTCACTGATTGATATCATAAACAGTACCTATAACACCCATGTAATTACCCTGGAAGATCCTATCGAATACCTGCATAATCATAAAAAAGCAGTCGTGAATCAGAGAGAAATCGGTTTGGATACCTATTCTTACGCCAATGCCTTAAGAGCTGCTCTAAGAGAGGATCCGGATGTTATTCTGGTAGGGGAGATGAGAGATCTGGATACCATAGCTACGGCAATCACAGCTGCGGAAACCGGACATCTGGTATTATCCACCCTGCATACCATAGGAGCTGCCGCCACCATTGATCGTGTTATAGATGTTTTCCCGCCTCATCAACAGCAGCAGATACGAATACAGCTTGCTTCTGTACTTGAATCGGTCATTTCCCAGCAGTTAATTCCCACCGCTGACAGCAAGGGGAGAGTAGCAGCTTATGAAGTCATGCATGCTACAAATGCAATCAGGAATTTAATCCGCGAGGCTAAGACCCACCAGATTCCATCCATCATACAAACCAGCAAAAAAGCAGGGATGCAGACAATGGATGATGCAATCTATGAGCTTTATTTAAGGGGCAGGATTGCAGCTGATAAGGCAATCAACTTTGCTCAGGATCCCGCTGCATTGGACAGAAAATTATTTTGA
- a CDS encoding GspE/PulE family protein, producing the protein MLNNLTQGVVRKKKRLGDLLVDAGVLSERELSEALMKQKEKQQKLGMTLIDMGITTEEQIANALHHQMNIDMVTLSDISIPEEIIALVDESVLRRYTLIPFAFNKNNPGILRVAMSDPLDIIAIDDISIVTNYQIEPAVSTHKDIAAAIDRYYGNAEAMKVAERYTRERQEQYASKEKEENAQNEDVNNAPIVQLVTKIIEQAARQRASDIHIEALSRQVRIRFRVDGVLKEAMRYDVELLPAIIARIKIIGGMDISEKRKPQDGRITHIVDRREYDIRVSILPTVFGEKVVMRLTTKEGLTKDKRELGFSEEELKRFDRILENPHGMILVTGPTGSGKSTTLYTVLSELNTEGVNIVTVEDPVEANINGVNQVQVNSKAELTFASALRSILRQDPDIIMIGEIRDSETAEIAVKASITGHLVVSTLHTNSAASTITRLVDMGVEPYLIADSTVGVIAQRLVRRLCPKCKVLRETTLLERELLGIPKEREHQIYEASSCGCNHCNNTGFYGRIGVYEIMPVSPQLKEAISKRTGAEEIKQIALREGMDTIRMSATRYVLDGITTIDEMKKISFE; encoded by the coding sequence TTGTTGAACAATTTGACTCAGGGAGTTGTTAGGAAGAAGAAACGTTTGGGTGATCTTCTGGTAGATGCCGGGGTGCTTAGTGAACGAGAATTATCTGAGGCACTAATGAAGCAAAAAGAGAAGCAGCAAAAGCTTGGCATGACGCTTATAGATATGGGGATAACAACAGAGGAGCAGATTGCGAATGCACTCCACCACCAAATGAATATCGATATGGTCACCTTATCCGATATCAGTATCCCGGAAGAGATTATTGCTCTGGTGGATGAATCTGTTTTAAGAAGGTATACCCTTATTCCTTTTGCCTTTAATAAAAACAATCCGGGAATATTAAGGGTCGCCATGTCAGACCCGTTGGATATTATTGCGATCGACGATATTTCCATTGTTACCAATTATCAGATTGAACCGGCGGTATCCACTCATAAAGATATAGCAGCTGCTATAGACAGGTATTATGGCAATGCAGAAGCCATGAAGGTAGCTGAACGGTATACCAGAGAACGTCAGGAACAATACGCTTCCAAGGAAAAGGAAGAGAATGCTCAAAATGAAGATGTAAACAATGCACCTATCGTGCAGTTGGTTACTAAAATAATAGAACAGGCAGCAAGACAGAGAGCCAGCGATATACATATTGAAGCCTTGAGCAGGCAGGTAAGAATTCGCTTTCGAGTGGATGGGGTACTAAAAGAGGCCATGCGCTATGATGTGGAACTTTTACCCGCAATTATAGCAAGAATAAAAATAATCGGCGGAATGGATATTTCTGAGAAAAGAAAACCTCAGGATGGCCGTATTACTCATATTGTAGACCGAAGAGAATATGATATCCGTGTTTCTATCCTTCCCACCGTATTCGGTGAAAAAGTAGTTATGCGTCTCACCACGAAGGAAGGTCTTACAAAGGACAAGCGGGAATTGGGATTTTCAGAGGAAGAATTAAAGCGATTTGACAGGATACTGGAGAATCCGCATGGTATGATACTGGTTACCGGTCCGACCGGAAGCGGTAAATCCACTACCTTATATACCGTATTGAGCGAACTTAACACCGAAGGGGTCAATATTGTTACTGTTGAGGATCCCGTTGAAGCGAATATCAACGGGGTAAATCAGGTGCAGGTGAATTCAAAAGCCGAGCTGACCTTTGCATCGGCACTGCGTTCTATCTTAAGGCAAGACCCGGATATCATCATGATTGGTGAGATACGTGACAGTGAAACCGCAGAAATAGCCGTTAAGGCTTCCATCACAGGGCATCTGGTAGTTAGTACCCTGCACACCAATAGTGCCGCCAGTACCATTACCCGTCTGGTTGATATGGGGGTGGAACCATATCTGATAGCAGATTCCACCGTAGGAGTTATAGCTCAGCGTTTGGTGAGGAGACTATGTCCGAAATGTAAAGTATTAAGGGAGACCACTCTGCTTGAGAGAGAGTTACTCGGAATACCGAAAGAGCGGGAACATCAAATTTATGAAGCCAGTTCTTGCGGTTGTAACCATTGTAATAATACCGGATTCTATGGACGTATCGGTGTATATGAAATAATGCCGGTTTCCCCTCAGCTTAAGGAAGCTATCAGTAAGCGTACCGGTGCGGAGGAAATCAAACAGATTGCTCTAAGAGAAGGAATGGACACCATTCGAATGAGTGCCACCAGATATGTTCTGGATGGAATCACTACCATTGATGAAATGAAGAAGATTTCTTTTGAATAA
- a CDS encoding glycosyltransferase family 8 protein: MDQNQKLCVAYAADDKYAKYLGISMLSLFQSNIDFTEIIVFVMDCGIGNPNREKLEWIAKEYNREINFISMEAAVSGLQLNMGTRKIAIASYARLFLASIIPKIYDRILYLDCDTIIRDNLKDLWTVDLKGYMVAGVRDTVDSFFLKKIGMEPQESYVNAGAILINLYSWREEEMEKQFMDFIRKHNGNVPHHDQGTINGVCRNKKRILAPRYNAFANIYSFSAKTIKRIYFLDSFYTQAELEEAKRNPAILHFTTGLVGRPWEENCTHPMRKEYRRIAKASPWKEETLQQDSRKFSVKLFSSFYRHAPLFVSELVYRFISLLSHVRD; the protein is encoded by the coding sequence ATGGATCAGAATCAAAAGTTGTGCGTTGCTTATGCAGCTGATGATAAGTATGCAAAATATCTTGGTATTTCCATGCTGTCATTGTTTCAGTCGAATATAGACTTCACAGAAATCATAGTATTTGTGATGGATTGCGGAATAGGGAATCCTAACAGAGAAAAACTTGAATGGATTGCGAAGGAATATAACAGAGAGATTAATTTTATATCAATGGAAGCGGCAGTTTCAGGGCTTCAATTAAATATGGGAACCAGAAAGATAGCAATTGCTTCTTATGCGAGGCTGTTTTTAGCATCGATTATTCCTAAGATTTATGACAGAATTTTGTATCTGGATTGTGATACCATTATCCGAGATAATCTGAAGGATTTATGGACAGTGGATTTGAAGGGGTATATGGTCGCAGGAGTTCGGGATACCGTAGACAGCTTTTTCTTAAAGAAGATTGGAATGGAGCCTCAGGAATCTTATGTGAATGCGGGGGCGATACTGATCAATCTGTACAGTTGGCGGGAAGAGGAGATGGAGAAGCAGTTTATGGATTTTATCCGAAAACACAATGGTAATGTGCCTCACCATGACCAGGGAACCATCAATGGTGTCTGCAGGAATAAAAAGCGCATTCTTGCTCCCAGGTACAATGCATTTGCTAATATCTATTCATTTTCTGCAAAGACCATCAAGCGTATATACTTTTTGGACAGCTTTTATACACAGGCAGAGTTAGAAGAGGCAAAAAGAAATCCGGCTATTTTACATTTTACCACAGGTTTGGTAGGCAGACCCTGGGAAGAAAACTGTACACATCCTATGCGAAAGGAATATAGAAGGATTGCAAAAGCATCTCCCTGGAAGGAGGAAACACTTCAACAGGATAGCAGGAAGTTTTCTGTGAAGTTATTTTCGAGTTTTTATAGGCATGCACCACTGTTTGTCTCAGAGCTGGTTTATCGTTTTATTAGTTTGCTTAGCCATGTTAGAGATTAA
- a CDS encoding acyltransferase family protein, whose product MYRIDERLSARINILKFLSIIMVVFIHSSPAVTAYNSLSGGSLSKQCLDFLIYILSQSISRTAVPLFFLISSILLYSKEFRWVTNMKKKCRSVLLPYLFWNSFWILFSYCAQTIKIIAAYFPRDSYYVRDYGLLDWLKAYTYLNGNYPYLYTLWFLRDLFLLNILAIVIKKIVDKAPVLLLALLAGLWFSNITIPFLDNQTIVFFTLGYYVVKYQLDVKVIDRINSFLAMILFAGFTVMDYAFSFYLPAIHNLSVIIGILFFIKLSGQLTFYKKCDRIIWLSKYAFIIYVFHEMNLSMLKELSLLVFPQTILVQLLEYLLIPVIIIIGCIFFGVILQKISPKFYSVVTGNRS is encoded by the coding sequence ATGTATCGCATAGATGAAAGGTTATCAGCCAGAATTAATATTTTGAAATTTCTATCCATAATTATGGTGGTTTTTATACACAGCAGTCCGGCGGTAACGGCTTATAACAGCTTATCAGGAGGAAGTTTATCAAAACAATGCCTTGATTTTCTGATTTATATCCTATCACAGTCAATTTCAAGAACAGCTGTCCCGTTATTCTTTCTTATTTCAAGTATTTTGCTTTACTCGAAAGAGTTTAGGTGGGTTACGAATATGAAAAAGAAATGCAGGTCTGTTCTGCTGCCATATCTATTTTGGAATAGTTTTTGGATATTGTTTAGTTATTGTGCCCAGACCATTAAAATAATCGCAGCATATTTTCCCAGAGACAGTTATTATGTTAGAGATTATGGTCTTCTGGATTGGCTTAAAGCTTACACCTATCTCAATGGTAACTATCCATATCTGTATACTTTATGGTTTTTAAGAGACTTATTCTTATTGAATATACTGGCAATTGTCATTAAAAAAATAGTTGATAAGGCACCGGTGCTCCTGCTGGCCTTGCTTGCGGGTCTTTGGTTTAGTAATATCACAATCCCTTTTCTGGACAATCAGACGATAGTGTTTTTTACACTGGGGTATTACGTAGTAAAATATCAACTGGATGTGAAAGTAATAGATCGTATAAACTCATTTCTAGCGATGATACTCTTTGCAGGATTTACTGTTATGGATTATGCCTTTTCTTTTTACCTTCCGGCTATTCATAATCTAAGTGTAATCATTGGAATTTTGTTCTTTATAAAATTGTCAGGTCAGCTTACTTTTTATAAAAAATGCGATAGAATTATTTGGTTATCAAAGTATGCTTTTATTATATATGTATTCCATGAAATGAATTTATCAATGCTAAAAGAATTGTCACTCCTTGTATTTCCTCAAACTATTTTAGTTCAGCTATTGGAATATTTGTTGATACCTGTAATTATTATAATCGGGTGTATCTTCTTTGGAGTAATATTGCAAAAAATAAGCCCTAAATTTTATTCTGTCGTAACCGGAAACAGAAGTTAA